TCAAAAGAAAAACTCTATCCTCTCGCTTTTCTGTTTCCTCCTTTTTCAGATCCGGTGAAGTTTCCAATTTTATAGGCTAAAGAAAACATTACGTAACGTCTTAAGACGGTGTTTTCTTCATCACGAACAGAAGTCGCCGAAATGGTTCTGGTTGCGCTTAAATTCTGATTTAAAACGTCATACACTTTTACTTTTGCATATAATTTTTTATCTAAAAATCCATACGATAAACTGGTATTCCAGAGATAAAAATCTTTTTTGAATCCGTCAGAAATATTAGAGTTGTACGTGTATCCAAAATCATTTCCAAAGATTAAATTTTTAGGCCAGTACGTAGTCGTCTGCAAATTGATGCGGTGTACCACATTCGAAGTAGCGTCTCTCGAATAATTTTCATATTTTGACTGATTGTATGATAAATTATAAGAAGGCGCAATGCTCAATACTTCTCCGTAATCATAAGACATATAAACCTTTGGTGTAATTCCTGTTGATTTTGCATAGTACAATACATCATTGGTAAATCCTTTATCATAAGAATAATTTCCGCTCAGTCCCAATCCGTAACGCAAAGTATGTGCCCCGCTTTTTACCGACTGATTCCAGTTTGCTCCTGCTGAAAGATTGTAAACTCCCGAAATATTGGTATAGGTCGTAAACCTTTGTCCGCCCTCATCAAAGCTTGAAATAGAAACAATATCATTATTATAATAATCTCCTTTTAAATTAAAACTATATCCTGAACGAGATCTAAAATCATAATTTCTGAACTGGAAATTAACGCTGTTTTTTTCAACTGGCTTCAAATCAGGATTACCAACAATAGTATTCAAAGGGTTATTCAAATTTATAATCGGCATTAATTGATTCGCTGCAGGCAATGCATTTGAATAATCGTATTTGAATGATAAATTTTTAGAACGGCTGAATTTATATCGCAGCAAGGCAGCTGCGAAAGGCAGTGCATACTTTTTACTTAAATCTGTTGCAGTACTTTGGTAAAATGAATAGTTATCAAATCTTACAATTGAAGTACGGCTGTCAAGATTTATGGTAAATTTATTCTTTTGCAAAGTAATCCCAACTTTTGGTGTAACCGAATTTTGAATTGAGCTTGTATAATTACTAAATCTTGAATCAAAATCAGAATATTCCTGAGTAGTTTCGTTAAAGTTATACGTTTTTTGATCGTTACTATTGCTTTTCCAATCCAAATCAGCACCAATTCTTACCCTTAACGAATCGGTTATCGGTTCTGTATACTCAATATCAGCAGAATAAGCATCACTTACGGCTCTCTTTTTTGTGTTCTGATTTCTGAAGTCATTAGGTCTATTTCCTTGGTAATAAATTGTTTCAGAAATATTCAACGCATCAGAATCACTGTCTGTATTATTGTTTGTAAATACAAAACTTAAATTTCTTGATTTTTTATCAAATGCTTTATTAAAATTTAATGAATTAGAGAAATTTGTATTGGTACCTTCAGACAAAGAGCTTCCCTCACTTGTATTTAACTCATTTCCATTTTCATCTTCTGTAGAACTTGAAGACGATGAACGGCCAATACTTCTTGACTGACTTACTTTTGGCGCAAAAACAATTCGTGTTTTGGGATCCAGTCTGTATTCTAATTCAAAGTTTGCGTTATTGCCTGTATTTTCATTTCTAGATTTAGACTCACTTTGTGTTATATTATTTCCAGTAGGCTGAAAAACAAGCTCATTAGACTTGCTGTCATTATTATTTACTGTGTTCGAAAAATTGTAGCTTCCCATTGCCAATAATTTTTTCGTCCAGTCATCAGAATAATTAAGCCCCACTAAATTAGACTGCGTAATTCCTTTTCCGCCTCCGCCAGAATTAGAACTCCCTCCTCTTCCGCTGCTATTTCGACCTCCTCCCATATTATCAAAAACATCATCCATCGAAAATCCGGTTGAATTGATATTATTAGAAGATGCCAGCAGACTTATTTTTTGCTGATTATTAAAATAATTTAAATTGATATTTGCTTCATAGCGATCATCGGTTCCGTACCCGCCCATTACTTTTCCAAAATATCCTTTGTTTTTCTTTTCGTCAATTGTGATATTGATACTCGAAAAATCTGAAGTTGATTCTTGTTTAGAAAGTTCTTCTTTTTTGGTTTTAAAATCCGAAACCTGAATCTTTTTTATAATATCTGCCGGAAGA
This portion of the Flavobacterium gelatinilyticum genome encodes:
- a CDS encoding outer membrane beta-barrel protein, which codes for MTKLISFLSLFFLFVFAGHAQNDITVRGTVLDVNTQLPLELATVYFTTVKDSTVIEYATTDKNGTFRLNMKKYDRPVFLKVNYMGYQTYYEEYKSVTESKDFGKLYLIESVNTLNDVVIKTEAAPITIKKDTLEFNAASYKVRPDSNVETLIKQLPGFDVDNDGKITVNGREVNQVLVNGKTFFDKDGAIAIKNLPADIIKKIQVSDFKTKKEELSKQESTSDFSSINITIDEKKNKGYFGKVMGGYGTDDRYEANINLNYFNNQQKISLLASSNNINSTGFSMDDVFDNMGGGRNSSGRGGSSNSGGGGKGITQSNLVGLNYSDDWTKKLLAMGSYNFSNTVNNNDSKSNELVFQPTGNNITQSESKSRNENTGNNANFELEYRLDPKTRIVFAPKVSQSRSIGRSSSSSSTEDENGNELNTSEGSSLSEGTNTNFSNSLNFNKAFDKKSRNLSFVFTNNNTDSDSDALNISETIYYQGNRPNDFRNQNTKKRAVSDAYSADIEYTEPITDSLRVRIGADLDWKSNSNDQKTYNFNETTQEYSDFDSRFSNYTSSIQNSVTPKVGITLQKNKFTINLDSRTSIVRFDNYSFYQSTATDLSKKYALPFAAALLRYKFSRSKNLSFKYDYSNALPAANQLMPIINLNNPLNTIVGNPDLKPVEKNSVNFQFRNYDFRSRSGYSFNLKGDYYNNDIVSISSFDEGGQRFTTYTNISGVYNLSAGANWNQSVKSGAHTLRYGLGLSGNYSYDKGFTNDVLYYAKSTGITPKVYMSYDYGEVLSIAPSYNLSYNQSKYENYSRDATSNVVHRINLQTTTYWPKNLIFGNDFGYTYNSNISDGFKKDFYLWNTSLSYGFLDKKLYAKVKVYDVLNQNLSATRTISATSVRDEENTVLRRYVMFSLAYKIGNFTGSEKGGNRKARG